From a single Anabas testudineus chromosome 5, fAnaTes1.2, whole genome shotgun sequence genomic region:
- the LOC113154786 gene encoding CD276 antigen homolog, translated as MMVPLLLLLFLKTQITRCEKNGSEVVTVTEKEGRDVILPCSLRTKTSVESKIFDWRKDGQKEVFRYDAGLHDNNGLGGQNKQFRGRVSYFQEELKNGNASIIIRSITTADRGVYTCDFPRLQPRQKFYIKLIVDAVLKPCVTILSETKDGVQLQCEVVGTYPGIKLKIGWQDGSGNNLTEKEIQKTERGESYILNTTVTKSGYYRCVATQEEIKHQVYTETYVPVHGAEQRKTTLRVVDGFLIGLGVGLGVGLGVGFTIFFCRKHSKTGSEETQHKNDHSLNKDPPESIPLSSSNMGPLETVT; from the exons ATGATggttcctcttctccttctgctgtttctgaaaACTCAAATAACACGTTGTGAGAAAAACG GATCAGAAGTCGTCACAGTGACTGAGAAAGAAGGAAGGGACGTCATTCTACCCTGTTCTCTCAGGACCAAGACGAGTGTTGAGTCCAAAATCTTTGACTGGAGGAAAGATGGACAGAAGGAGGTGTTCCGATACGATGCTGGTCTTCATGATAATAATGGTCTTGGAGGTCAAAATAAACAGTTCAGAGGACGAGTCTCATATTTTCAAGAAGAACTAAAGAACGGTAACGCCTCCATAATCATCAGAAGTATAACAACAGCAGACAGGGGAGTCTACACCTGTGATTTTCCACGTCTGCAGCCGAGACAGAAATTCTACATTAAGCTTATTGTTG ACGCCGTTTTAAAGCCGTGCGTCACCATACTCAGTGAAACTAAGGACGGGgttcagctgcagtgtgagGTTGTGGGAACTTATCCAGGAATTAAATTGAAGATCGGTTGGCAGGACGGCTCTGGAAACAACctcactgaaaaagaaatacagaagacagaaagaggagaaagttACATCCTCAACACTACTGTGACCAAGAGTGGCTATTACCGCTGTGTAGCCACACAGGAGGAAATCAAGCATCAGGTTTATACAGAGACATATGTTCCTGTTCATG gtGCTGAACAAAGAAAGACCACTCTGAGGGTTGTTGATGGTTTTCTGATTGGACTTGGAGTTGGACTTGGAGTTGGACTTGGAGTTGGATTCACAATATTTTTctgtagaaaacacagcaaaacag gttcagaggagacacaacacaaaaatgatCACAGTCTAAATAAGGACCCACCTGAGTCAATTCCACTGAGCTCATCCAATATGGGTCCGTTGGAGACGGTGACCTGA